A DNA window from Onthophagus taurus isolate NC chromosome 1, IU_Otau_3.0, whole genome shotgun sequence contains the following coding sequences:
- the LOC111415676 gene encoding piggyBac transposable element-derived protein 4-like — MADEREDTIIKDECADDLSDVPSDIADYEEDIAYPKNESEAEFSDDDVQLATDSDESDEDHSTPWSDFDLPRTNNEFEGSLGPNVFPEDTQSIEDIVKLFIGNDLFEYISSETNKYHNQNCKKRKLNKKSVKFVDVTAAELKKWFGLTILMGIVKKTRMDDYWSTNPLIETPIFRKTMSRNRFRQILSFLHFSDNNNKPDNADRLFKVQPIIDYFSKKFEDNFNLGQNISIDEGMIPWRGRLNPKVYNPSKITKYGILIRMLCDSNTGYISAFKIYSGVGQPVPKTVMELLTRAYGKWHHLYMDNYYNSVELAENLLTKKIRVCGTIRQRKGFPEKLKRAKLNVFEACHQRKGEVLTQLWRPSTTKMIRIISTIHNATLIDTQKKCRKTNCRIKKPESVLDYNKNMKGVDRADYFLSYYPIYRKTIKWSKKVSMYLFNCALFNAFRTCQYFNAKHKGLRFHDFLLKVAESWIKDHEQNLEVATTSHSDAIDRLSGQVKQHQLILISESNKRKRRNCHVCAKNKKRKATNLMCKSCGVALHLGDCFASYHLKEKY; from the coding sequence ATGGCAGACGAAAGAGAAGATACGATTATTAAAGATGAATGCGCGGACGACTTGTCTGACGTTCCAAGCGACATTGCCGATTACGAAGAAGACATTGCATATCCAAAAAATGAAAGTGAAGCAGAATTTTCGGACGATGATGTACAATTGGCAACTGATTCGGATGAATCAGACGAAGATCACAGTACACCATGGTCAGACTTTGATTTACCGAGGACCAATAATGAATTTGAAGGGTCTCTTGGTCCAAACGTATTTCCCGAAGATACACAGAGCATCGAGGATAtcgtaaagttatttattgggaacgatttatttgaatatatTAGCAGCGAAACGAATAAGTACCACAatcaaaattgcaaaaaaaggaaactaaataaaaaaagtgtcaAATTTGTTGATGTTACAGCAGCCGAACTTAAGAAATGGTTTGGGCTTACTATCCTGATGggaattgtaaaaaaaacaaGGATGGATGATTATTGGTCAACGAATCCATTGATAGAAACTCCAATATTTCGGAAAACGATGTCTCGTAACAGATTTAGAcaaatattatcatttttgcatttttccgacaataataataaaccggATAATGCCGATCGACTTTTTAAAGTGCAACCAATAATTGATTACTTTTCCAAAAAGTTTGAAGACAATTTTAATCTTGGCCAAAACATCTCAATTGATGAAGGAATGATACCATGGCGTGGACGATTAAATCCGAAAGTTTATAATCCGtcgaaaataacaaaatatggCATACTCATTCGAATGCTATGTGATTCCAATACGGGATATATTTCCGCATTCAAAATATATTCCGGCGTTGGACAGCCAGTACCAAAAACAGTGATGGAATTACTAACACGTGCTTATGGCAAGTGGCATCATCTATACATGGACAATTACTACAACAGTGTAGAACTTGCGGAGAATTTACTTACAAAGAAAATTCGAGTCTGTGGAACGATACGGCAACGAAAAGGATTTCCAGAAAAGTTAAAACGCGCTAAACTCAATGTGTTTGAAGCTTGCCATCAACGAAAAGGAGAAGTACTCACGCAATTATGGAGACCTTCAACAACGAAAATGATACGAATAATCTCTACGATACATAACGCCACTTTGATTGACACTCAAAAAAAATGCAGAAAAACCAATTGCAGAATTAAAAAACCCGAAAGTGTGTTGGACTATAACAAAAACATGAAAGGAGTGGATCGGGCGGATTATTTTCTGAGTTACTACCCTATATATAGAAAAACTATAAAATGGTCGAAAAAGGTTTCCATGTACCTCTTTAATTGCGCATTATTTAATGCGTTCAGAACATGTCAATATTTCAATGCAAAACACAAGGGTCTCCgatttcatgattttttattgaaagtggCTGAATCGTGGATAAAAGATCATGAGCAAAACTTGGAGGTAGCTACTACATCCCATTCTGATGCGATCGACAGACTTTCCGGTCAAGTAAAGCAACACCAACTAATACTTATTTCCGAATCTAATAAACGTAAGCGAAGAAACTGCCATGTGTGcgcgaaaaacaaaaaaagaaaggcAACAAATTTAATGTGCAAGTCTTGTGGAGTTGCGTTACATCTTGGGGATTGTTTTGCTTCATATCATCTAAAAGAGAAATACTAA